The nucleotide window ctcaaccttTATCCTTTGAGCTAATGGCTGAGGATCCCCTTCAAAAGTCCAGAGAATTATTGGAAAGACAAGAACAAATTatggaagaacaaaaacaacGCTGGACAGAACAAGAATTCCTCCTCAAGAAAACAGAAGGGCATGTAGAGCAAAGGAAGATTCATTCAGGAGCACCAAGTGTTAAGGATGATGAACAATCTGTgagtgaagaagaggaagaagaggttcCTATATCAATTGAAATTTCAATGGAGGAAGAGCAAGATGAAGAGGCTACTGTATCAAGTGAACTTTCAATGAAGAACAAGGtggttgaaaatgaaattgcacttgagatgacaaggGAACATGAAGACCCACAACTCTCACAAACTTTCCTGACCCAACAACTCTCAACACTTGAATCCATGATTGAAaggtatgaagaggagatgaagaaagcttgggaagatcaacaaacctcctccatgaaagagctactaaagcaaatgttgagtgtaaaagaggaagGGGAAGAACAAGCTAGTGAGGAGGACAATCAAGAACGTCCAAACTCAAGGGAAACAGAGAGGCTCATGAAGGACAAGCTCATTGAACCATCACTGCAAGGAACTCTTGATGAAGACAAAACTCCAACAATTACACAACCACCAAGACTTGGACTcaaggaagtgaaggcaattgaCAAGAACACCAATTCTGTCCCTAATCCAGCAAGCAAAATCAATCAAGACATttgcaaaagaaagcttgctgaggaaaggccaagacaagggacagcagctgaatcttctccccccttgaggtcattcctcttaacaaattggaagaagagaaagaaagtgaaaaataGGTAGACNNNNNNNNNNNNNNNNNNNNNNNNNNNNNNNNNNNNNNNNNNNNNNNNNNNNNNNNNNNNNNNNNNNNNNNNNNNNNNNNNNNNNNNNNNNNNNNNNNNNNNNNNNNNNNNNNNNNNNNNNNNNNNNNNNNNNNNNNNNNNNNNNNNNNNNNNNNNNNNNNNNNNNNNNNNNNNNNNNNNNNNNNNNNNNNNNNNNNNNNNNNNNNNNNNNNNNNNNNNNNNNNNNNNNNNNNNNNNNNNNNNNNNNNNNNNNNNNNNNNNNNNNNNNNNNNNNNNNNNNNNNNNNNNNNNNNNNNNNNNNNNNNNNNNNNNNNNNNNNNNNNNNNNNNNNNNNNNNNNNNNNNNNNNNNNNNNNNNNNNNNNNNNNNNNNNNNNNNNNNNNNNNNNNNNNNNNNNNNNNNNNNNNNNNNNNNNNNNNNNNNNNNNNNNNNNNNNNNNNNNNNNNNNNNNNNNNNNNNNNNNNNNNNNNNNNNNNNNNNNNNNNNNNNNNNNNNNNNNNNNNNNNNNNNNNNNNNNNNNNNNNNNNNNNNNNNNNNNNNNNNNNNNNNNNNNNNNNNNNNNNNNNNNNNNNNNNNNNNNNNNNNNNNNNNNNNNNNNNNNNNNNNNNNNNNNNNNNNNNNNNNNNNNNNNNNNNNNNNNNNNNNNNNNNNNNNNNNNNNNNNNNNNNNNNNNNNNNNNNNNNNNNNNNNNNNNNNNNNNNNNNNNNNNNNNNNNNNNNNNNNNNNNNNNNNNNNNNNNNNNNNNNNNNNNNNNNNNNNNNNNNNNNNNNNNNNNNNNNNNNNNNNNNNNNNNNNNNNNNNNNNNNNNNNNNNNNNNNNNNNNNNNNNNNNNNNNNNNNNNNNNNNNNNNNNNNNNNNNNNNNNNNNNNNNNNNNNNNNNNNNNNNNNNNNNNNNNNNNNNNNNNNNNNNNNNNNNNNNNNNNNNNNNNNNNNNNNNNNNNNNNNNNNNNNNNNNNNNNNNNNNNNNNNNNNNNNNNNNNNNNNNNNNNNNNNNNNNNNNNNNNNNNNNNNNNNNNNNNNNNNNNNNNNNNNNNNNNNNNNNNNNNNNNNNNNNNNNNNNNNNNNNNNNNNNNNNNNNNNNNNNNNNNNNNNNNNNNNNNNNNNNNNNNNNNNNNNNNNNNNNNNNNNNNNNNNNNNNNNNNNNNNNNNNNNNNNNNNNNNNNNNNNNNNNNNNNNNNNNNNNNNNNNNNNNNNNNNNNNNNNNNNNNNNNNNNNNNNNNNNNNNNNNNNNNNNNNNNNNNNNNNNNNNNNNNNNNNNNNNNNNNNNNNNNNNNNNNNNNNNNNNNNNNNNNNNNNNNNNNNNNNNNNNNNNNNNNNNNNNNNNNNNNNNNNNNNNNNNNNNNNNNNNNNNNNNNNNNNNNNNNNNNNNNNNNNNNNNNNNNNNNNNNNNNNNNNNNNNNNNNNNNNNNNNNNNNNNNNNNNNNNNNNNNNNNNNNNNNNNNNNNNNNNNNNNNNNNNNNNNNNNNNNNNNNNNNNNNNNNNNNNNNNNNNNNNNNNNNNNNNNNNNNNNNNNNNNNNNNNNNNNNNNNNNNNNNNNNNNNNNNNNNNNNNNNNNNNNNNNNNNNNNNNNNNNNNNNNNNNNNNNNNNNNNNNNNNNNNNNNNNNNNNNNNNNNNNNNNNNNNNNNNNNNNNNNNNNNNNNNNNNNNNNNNNNNNNNNNNNNNNNNNNNNNNNNNNNNNNNNNNNNNNNNNNNNNNNNNNNNNNNNNNNNNNNNNNNNNNNNNNNNNNNNNNNNNNNNNNNNNNNNNNNNNNNNNNNNNNNNNNNNNNNNNNNNNNNNNNNNNNNNNNNNNNNNNNNNNNNNNNNNNNNNNNNNNNNNNNNNNNNNNNNNNNNNNNNNNNNNNNNNNNNNNNNNNNNNNNNNNNNNNNNNNNNNNNNNNNNgtgcttccagttgcgttggaaagctgacattcagagctttccaacgatatatagcaatccatatttggcgcaCAATTGAGGAAGGAACgagaggcatctttaagggaaaaaaataagcgaaaataaacaaaaatgct belongs to Arachis duranensis cultivar V14167 chromosome 8, aradu.V14167.gnm2.J7QH, whole genome shotgun sequence and includes:
- the LOC107460283 gene encoding uncharacterized protein LOC107460283 translates to MAEDPLQKSRELLERQEQIMEEQKQRWTEQEFLLKKTEGHVEQRKIHSGAPSVKDDEQSVSEEEEEEVPISIEISMEEEQDEEATVSSELSMKNKVVENEIALEMTREHEDPQLSQTFLTQQLSTLESMIERMLPGANLDPCSLTPHSKFQTQSNDEQP